From the genome of Pseudoxanthomonas sp., one region includes:
- a CDS encoding type II toxin-antitoxin system RelE/ParE family toxin, whose amino-acid sequence MAHILLAERVADDAARIIEHLWEHEAADAEARFAAIYLGIDALADNPLIGRPYQGPWRELVIGRDSRGYVVLYTYQPLTDVVHVWAIRAQREAGYAIELP is encoded by the coding sequence GTGGCGCATATCCTGCTGGCCGAGCGGGTCGCCGACGATGCCGCGCGCATCATCGAGCATCTGTGGGAGCACGAAGCGGCTGACGCCGAGGCGCGGTTCGCCGCGATCTACCTGGGCATCGATGCCCTGGCAGACAATCCGCTGATCGGCCGCCCGTACCAGGGCCCTTGGCGGGAACTGGTGATCGGACGCGATTCGCGCGGCTACGTGGTGCTGTACACCTATCAACCCCTCACCGATGTCGTGCATGTCTGGGCCATCCGCGCGCAACGCGAAGCCGGATATGCCATCGAATTACCTTGA
- a CDS encoding NAD+ synthase yields MTQTLRIAMAQFDFPVGAVAENTAGIRRMIAEARDEYGADVVLFPELAVSGYPPEDLLLRPRFLADCETALTEIAAGTHGIVAVVGWPQSAGSVVYNAASVLRDGAVETTYRKRELPNYAVFDERRYFDVDPDGGACTFEVNGVPLGLVICEDLWFPEPLADTAEAGAVLTLVPNASPFDRDKHAQRDALIAERTRETGMALAYLNVVGGQDAVVFDGASVVADGDGTVHPAAAAFTDQWLVVDFDAATRRFTPVVWMDDGDESRDALAWRAIVRGIRDYCGKNGFSKVWLGLSGGIDSAMVLALAVDALGADNITAVRLPSRYTAGLSNDLAAEQCAALGVKLEAISIEAPLKGFLDALGPVFGDRPADTTEENLQSRSRGVILMALSNKFGGLLLTTGNKSEYAVGYATIYGDMCGGYAPIKDLYKTEVFALARWRNTVGGAPVIPPAVIDRPPSAELRENQKDQDSLPPYDVLDAILFRYVDQEQSRDEIVAAGFDAATVDRMLRLVRINEWKRHQAAPGPKVSRRAFGRERRYPITNRYAL; encoded by the coding sequence ATGACCCAGACCCTCCGCATCGCCATGGCGCAGTTCGACTTCCCGGTCGGCGCCGTCGCCGAGAACACCGCGGGCATCCGGCGCATGATCGCCGAGGCGCGCGACGAGTACGGCGCCGACGTGGTGCTGTTCCCCGAACTGGCCGTGAGCGGCTATCCGCCGGAAGACCTGCTGCTGCGGCCGCGCTTCCTGGCCGACTGCGAAACCGCGCTGACCGAGATCGCCGCCGGCACGCACGGCATCGTCGCCGTGGTGGGCTGGCCGCAGAGCGCGGGCAGCGTGGTCTACAACGCGGCCAGCGTGCTGCGCGACGGTGCCGTCGAAACCACCTACCGCAAGCGCGAACTGCCCAACTACGCGGTGTTCGACGAGCGCCGCTACTTCGACGTGGATCCGGACGGCGGTGCCTGCACCTTCGAGGTGAACGGCGTGCCGCTGGGCCTGGTGATCTGCGAGGACCTGTGGTTCCCGGAACCGCTGGCCGACACCGCCGAGGCGGGCGCCGTGCTGACGCTGGTACCCAATGCGTCGCCGTTCGACCGCGACAAGCATGCGCAGCGCGATGCCCTGATCGCCGAGCGCACGCGAGAGACGGGCATGGCGCTGGCCTACCTCAACGTGGTGGGCGGGCAGGACGCGGTGGTGTTCGACGGCGCGTCCGTGGTCGCCGACGGCGACGGCACGGTGCATCCGGCGGCGGCGGCGTTCACCGACCAGTGGCTGGTGGTGGACTTCGATGCCGCCACGCGCCGGTTCACGCCGGTGGTATGGATGGACGACGGCGACGAAAGCCGCGACGCGCTGGCGTGGCGCGCCATCGTGCGCGGCATCCGCGACTACTGCGGCAAGAACGGATTCTCGAAGGTGTGGCTGGGCCTGTCCGGCGGCATCGACTCGGCGATGGTGCTGGCGCTGGCGGTCGATGCACTCGGCGCCGACAACATCACCGCCGTTCGGCTGCCGTCGCGCTACACCGCCGGCCTGTCCAACGACCTGGCGGCCGAGCAGTGCGCGGCGCTCGGGGTTAAACTCGAGGCGATCTCGATCGAAGCACCGTTAAAGGGCTTCCTCGACGCGCTGGGCCCGGTCTTCGGCGACAGGCCCGCCGACACCACCGAGGAGAACCTGCAGTCGCGCAGCCGCGGCGTCATCCTGATGGCGCTGAGCAACAAGTTCGGCGGGCTGCTGCTGACCACCGGCAACAAGAGCGAGTACGCCGTCGGCTACGCCACCATCTACGGCGACATGTGCGGCGGCTACGCGCCGATCAAGGACCTCTACAAGACCGAGGTGTTCGCGCTCGCGCGCTGGCGCAACACGGTCGGCGGCGCGCCGGTCATCCCGCCGGCTGTCATCGACCGTCCTCCGTCCGCGGAGCTGCGCGAGAACCAGAAGGACCAGGATTCGCTGCCGCCGTACGACGTGCTGGATGCCATCCTGTTCCGTTACGTGGACCAGGAGCAGTCGCGCGACGAGATCGTCGCGGCCGGCTTCGATGCCGCCACCGTCGACCGCATGCTGCGGCTGGTGCGCATCAACGAATGGAAGCGCCACCAGGCCGCGCCCGGTCCTAAGGTGTCGCGCCGCGCCTTCGGCCGCGAGCGCCGTTATCCCATCACCAACAGGTACGCGCTGTGA
- a CDS encoding vitamin K epoxide reductase family protein codes for MTRKKKRSPHRDRPAAPAPRPATPPDRVMLALAVLGLMITGYLTWTAGSGSASAFCTGDGGCDAIQRSGWSTLLGLPMALWGFGLYAVVALVSLSRKASPLLRWQRQWRLVLLGLAISVYLTAVGKLVLDAFCVGCLASLAVLAAMFVWLQVRRPAAAPGQAWGRWWAVQAVPVLLVVAALHVHQSGLLHQRPESRRAEALAQHLSDYGATFYGASWCVECSRQKRAFGHAADRLPYVECAPGGRNTPMVSACASAGVTVFPTWVIDGIEHNGVMEPRQLAVLTRFDWDKGAAAE; via the coding sequence ATGACAAGGAAGAAGAAGCGTTCACCGCATCGCGACCGCCCTGCGGCGCCCGCGCCGCGCCCGGCCACGCCGCCCGACAGGGTGATGCTGGCGCTGGCGGTACTGGGCCTGATGATCACCGGTTACCTTACGTGGACGGCCGGCAGCGGTTCGGCGTCGGCGTTCTGCACGGGCGATGGCGGCTGCGATGCGATCCAGCGCAGCGGCTGGTCCACCCTGCTCGGTCTGCCGATGGCGTTGTGGGGTTTCGGCCTGTATGCGGTGGTCGCGCTGGTGTCGCTCTCGCGCAAGGCGTCGCCGCTGCTGCGTTGGCAGCGGCAGTGGCGGCTGGTGCTGCTGGGCCTGGCGATCAGCGTGTACCTGACGGCGGTGGGCAAGCTGGTGCTGGACGCGTTCTGCGTGGGCTGCCTGGCGTCGCTGGCGGTGCTCGCGGCGATGTTCGTGTGGCTGCAGGTGCGTCGTCCCGCCGCCGCACCGGGCCAGGCCTGGGGCCGCTGGTGGGCGGTGCAGGCCGTGCCGGTGCTGCTGGTCGTCGCCGCCCTGCATGTCCACCAGAGCGGCCTGCTGCACCAGCGGCCGGAAAGCCGGCGCGCGGAGGCGCTGGCGCAGCATCTGTCCGACTACGGCGCGACCTTCTACGGTGCGTCGTGGTGCGTGGAATGCAGCCGGCAGAAGCGCGCGTTCGGCCATGCGGCGGACCGGCTGCCCTACGTGGAATGCGCGCCGGGCGGTCGCAATACGCCGATGGTCTCCGCTTGCGCTTCGGCCGGCGTCACCGTGTTCCCGACCTGGGTGATCGACGGGATCGAGCACAACGGGGTGATGGAGCCGCGCCAGCTGGCGGTGCTCACCCGCTTCGACTGGGACAAGGGCGCTGCCGCAGAGTGA
- a CDS encoding outer membrane protein assembly factor BamD: MTQRAFPRFSRSSATSRLVLLAVVVAFAGTGCGKIFKKKDAAENQPVEVLYEEGHRAMVNNNWDRGLLNFRRLIAQYPYGPYTEQALMETAYAEYKAGKLDDAVTTIDRFIRTYPTHRNIPYMYYLRGLANSNRDTVFLQKVWRLDASRRDLATPMQGYNDFARVAENYPNSRYAADARQRMIALRDQFALHELDTAIYYLRRDAWVSAASRARYLLETYPQSSYQYDAVAVLAEAYTKLGNKTLADDAKRVLELNDPQHPWLVGKFPDYPWMVRRLNPFAGERSSNTVDQRKDD, translated from the coding sequence ATGACCCAGCGTGCCTTCCCCCGCTTCTCCCGCTCCTCCGCGACCTCCCGTCTCGTGCTGCTGGCCGTGGTCGTCGCCTTCGCCGGCACCGGCTGCGGCAAGATCTTCAAGAAGAAGGACGCGGCCGAGAACCAGCCCGTCGAGGTGCTGTACGAGGAAGGCCACCGGGCGATGGTCAACAACAACTGGGACCGCGGCCTGCTGAACTTCCGCCGCCTGATCGCCCAGTACCCGTACGGCCCGTACACCGAGCAGGCGCTGATGGAAACGGCCTACGCCGAGTACAAGGCCGGCAAGCTGGACGACGCCGTCACCACCATCGACCGCTTCATCCGCACCTACCCGACCCATCGCAACATCCCGTACATGTACTACCTGCGCGGGCTGGCCAATTCCAACCGCGACACGGTGTTCCTGCAGAAGGTGTGGCGCCTGGACGCCAGCCGCCGAGACCTGGCGACCCCGATGCAGGGCTACAACGACTTCGCCCGCGTCGCCGAGAACTACCCCAACAGCCGCTACGCCGCCGACGCGCGCCAGCGCATGATCGCGCTGCGCGACCAGTTCGCCCTGCACGAGCTGGACACCGCCATCTACTACCTTCGCCGCGATGCCTGGGTGTCGGCCGCCAGCCGTGCCCGCTACCTGCTGGAAACCTACCCGCAGAGCAGCTACCAGTACGACGCCGTCGCCGTGCTCGCCGAGGCCTATACCAAGCTGGGCAACAAGACGCTGGCCGATGACGCCAAGCGCGTGCTCGAACTCAACGATCCGCAGCACCCGTGGCTGGTCGGCAAGTTCCCGGACTACCCGTGGATGGTGCGCCGCCTGAACCCGTTCGCCGGCGAGAGGTCCAGCAACACGGTGGACCAGCGCAAGGACGACTGA
- the rluD gene encoding 23S rRNA pseudouridine(1911/1915/1917) synthase RluD, whose protein sequence is MTESDIPDTPRTAIVPDSAAGRRFDAALAELFPEFSRSRLTEWIKSGHALLDGQVVRPRDPVRGGETASLDVVLDTQTHAEPEDIPLDILYEDDHVFVLDKPAGLVVHPGAGNPTGTLVNALLFRDPSLSALPRAGIVHRLDKDTSGVMVVARTVPAHTSLVAQLASRDVHRQYLAVVVGAMVSGGTANAPIDRHPRDRLKMAVREDGRDAVTHYRLRERFRAHTALECRLETGRTHQIRVHMAHIKYPIVGDPLYGGPLRLPKGASDELIAVLRGFRRQALHAETLEFAHPVSGEPVRVNAPVPADMVALLAALRADSQAQRR, encoded by the coding sequence ATGACCGAATCCGATATCCCCGACACCCCCCGCACCGCGATCGTGCCCGACAGCGCCGCCGGACGGCGCTTCGACGCCGCCCTGGCGGAGCTGTTCCCCGAATTCTCCCGCTCGCGCCTGACAGAGTGGATCAAGTCCGGCCATGCGCTGCTGGACGGCCAGGTCGTGCGCCCGCGCGACCCCGTGCGCGGCGGCGAGACCGCCAGCCTGGACGTGGTGCTGGACACCCAGACCCACGCCGAGCCGGAGGACATCCCGCTGGACATCCTGTACGAGGACGACCACGTCTTCGTGCTCGACAAGCCGGCCGGCCTGGTCGTGCACCCCGGCGCCGGCAATCCGACCGGCACGCTGGTCAATGCGCTGCTGTTCCGCGACCCGTCGTTGTCGGCGCTGCCGCGCGCGGGCATCGTGCACCGACTCGACAAGGACACGTCCGGCGTCATGGTGGTGGCGCGCACCGTGCCGGCGCATACCTCGCTGGTGGCGCAACTGGCCTCGCGCGACGTGCACCGCCAGTACCTGGCGGTGGTGGTCGGGGCTATGGTGTCCGGCGGCACCGCCAATGCGCCGATCGACCGCCATCCGCGCGATCGCCTGAAGATGGCGGTGCGCGAGGACGGACGCGACGCGGTGACCCATTACCGCCTGCGCGAGCGCTTCCGTGCGCACACGGCGCTGGAATGCCGGCTGGAAACCGGCCGCACGCACCAGATCCGCGTGCACATGGCGCACATCAAGTACCCGATCGTGGGCGATCCGCTGTACGGTGGACCGCTGCGGCTGCCGAAGGGCGCCAGCGACGAGCTGATCGCGGTGCTGCGCGGTTTCCGCCGGCAGGCGCTGCATGCGGAGACGCTGGAGTTCGCCCATCCCGTCAGCGGCGAGCCGGTGCGTGTCAACGCGCCGGTGCCGGCGGACATGGTGGCGCTGCTGGCGGCGCTGCGCGCGGACAGCCAGGCGCAACGCAGGTGA
- the pgeF gene encoding peptidoglycan editing factor PgeF: MADWPAPAGVQAFTTLRHGAGYSVAPFDTFNLGNRYAADGDDPAVVARNRARLVELAGLPSAPHWLKQVHGIDVLRVNGPADPDAAEPVADALVTSTPGVVLAILTADCLPVVFAAKDGSEIAAAHAGWPGLSKGMLEATLAAMTTPSSGLVAWIGPAAGPARYEVGKDVFDVFVAHDAGAAACFVPTRPDHWLADLPALARRRLVARGMSPGDIHGGDLCTISEPMRFFSHRRDGRSGRIATLAWMQP; the protein is encoded by the coding sequence ATGGCCGACTGGCCCGCGCCGGCGGGCGTGCAGGCGTTCACCACGCTGCGGCATGGCGCGGGGTACTCCGTGGCGCCGTTCGACACATTCAACCTCGGCAATCGCTACGCGGCCGACGGCGATGATCCGGCCGTCGTGGCACGCAACCGCGCACGACTGGTCGAACTGGCCGGCCTGCCGTCCGCGCCGCACTGGCTGAAGCAGGTCCACGGCATCGACGTGCTGCGCGTGAACGGCCCGGCCGATCCGGATGCCGCCGAGCCTGTCGCCGATGCGCTGGTGACCTCGACGCCGGGCGTGGTGCTCGCCATCCTCACCGCCGACTGCCTGCCCGTGGTGTTCGCCGCGAAGGACGGCAGCGAGATCGCCGCCGCGCACGCCGGCTGGCCCGGGCTGTCGAAAGGCATGCTGGAAGCCACGCTGGCGGCGATGACGACGCCGTCGTCCGGTCTGGTCGCGTGGATCGGCCCCGCCGCCGGCCCGGCGCGCTATGAGGTGGGGAAGGACGTGTTCGATGTCTTCGTTGCGCACGACGCGGGCGCCGCAGCGTGCTTCGTGCCGACGCGCCCGGATCACTGGCTGGCCGACCTGCCCGCGCTCGCGCGCCGGCGCCTGGTCGCGCGCGGCATGTCGCCGGGCGATATCCACGGCGGCGATCTCTGCACGATCAGCGAGCCCATGCGCTTCTTCTCCCATCGCCGCGACGGCCGCAGCGGCCGCATCGCCACGCTGGCATGGATGCAGCCGTAA
- a CDS encoding DUF4166 domain-containing protein, whose protein sequence is MDAAVSALFAQMLGPAFDTLPAPVRALHVAQGRQRYRGEVKVERGSGWLSRFFAAATHLPSAGTGPLCVEIVASPLEERWTRFIGGRAMPSRLWREDEILCERLGLARFGFRLAMEDEAIVWRVVRVHVFGLSLPARWFTGVGARESADGERYAFDVWASLPLVGLLVHYTGWLDVRNE, encoded by the coding sequence ATGGATGCAGCCGTAAGCGCGCTGTTCGCGCAGATGCTGGGACCGGCGTTCGACACGCTGCCGGCGCCGGTGCGCGCGTTGCATGTCGCGCAGGGGCGGCAGCGGTATCGCGGCGAGGTCAAGGTGGAGCGCGGCAGCGGATGGCTGTCGCGGTTCTTCGCGGCGGCCACGCACCTTCCATCGGCGGGTACGGGTCCACTGTGCGTGGAGATCGTTGCCTCGCCACTGGAGGAGCGCTGGACCCGCTTCATCGGTGGCCGCGCGATGCCGTCGCGGCTCTGGCGCGAGGACGAAATCCTGTGCGAACGTCTCGGGCTGGCGAGGTTCGGTTTCCGGCTCGCCATGGAAGACGAAGCCATCGTGTGGCGTGTCGTGCGGGTGCATGTGTTCGGCCTGTCGCTGCCGGCGCGCTGGTTCACCGGCGTGGGTGCCCGCGAATCCGCAGATGGCGAGCGCTACGCGTTCGATGTGTGGGCCTCGTTGCCGCTCGTCGGACTGCTGGTGCACTACACGGGCTGGCTGGATGTACGCAACGAGTGA
- a CDS encoding thiol-disulfide oxidoreductase DCC family protein has protein sequence MTTRDSSSPRVPVIVFDGICVLCNGWVRFLLKHDREGRYRFAAMQTEAGRALLAGHGLDPDNPASFLLVDGERAWTDSDAIQRVLTGLGGMWRLAGVIAWVPRAVRDPLYRWIARNRYRLFGTTACHVPTDEQRARFL, from the coding sequence GTGACGACAAGGGATTCATCCAGTCCGCGAGTGCCGGTCATCGTCTTCGATGGCATCTGCGTGCTGTGCAACGGCTGGGTGCGTTTCCTGCTGAAGCACGACCGTGAGGGCCGCTATCGTTTCGCGGCGATGCAGACGGAAGCGGGACGCGCGTTGCTGGCGGGGCATGGACTGGATCCGGACAACCCCGCATCGTTCCTGCTGGTCGACGGCGAGCGCGCGTGGACCGACAGCGACGCCATCCAGCGCGTGCTGACCGGGTTGGGTGGCATGTGGCGGCTTGCCGGCGTTATCGCGTGGGTGCCGCGTGCCGTACGTGATCCGCTGTACCGCTGGATCGCGCGCAACCGCTATCGCTTGTTCGGCACCACGGCCTGCCACGTGCCGACGGACGAGCAACGCGCGCGTTTCCTGTAG
- a CDS encoding TonB-dependent receptor, with the protein MSRPVLAPLGAAIALALALPAFAQTAPAGTTDLDAVIVTGTRASDRTALESTSPIDVLTAEDIRKAGVLNGELGSALQALLPSLNFPRQSNSGGADHIRAAQLRGLSPNQVLVLVNGKRRHSSALVNTDSKIGKGNTPVDFNAIPVSAIKRIEVLRDGAGAQYGSDAVAGVINVILNDAPEGGAFEANYGAHHTNVEPIDRTITDGQSGFFSAQVGDRIGDGGFFRVGLEYKQREGTNRAGFDQIPFFEEQTPDNMALAGQRNYVLGDGSSRDLNAWLNAAVPLGESAEFYAFGTYHQSDTEGANYFRYPDGVANWKEVYPDGYRPISEGENLDLAGVAGVRGQWGDWDYDASLNHGRNEFTYRLRNSLNASLGPASPTRFRTGDYESAQTLANLDLSRVFGAHTFATGVEFRHETFETGAGDPASYAAGPFTDRPTGSQAGGGLTPQDTADLDRDVSSVYASLSSQWGEKFSTDLAARYEHYDDFGGELTGKAAARYEFTPAFALRGSVSNNFRAPSLSQIGFESTSTGYDASGQLTQGRLLSVNNPIARALGAQDLDPEKALNLSLGFTSRIGEHFDLSLDVFRIDIDDRVAITERITGDALTDFVLDNFGVPGVQSASFFINAADTRTEGAELVANWRQQLGDGNLLLTGTYSYAKTELKNIAATPAELLAIDPGYVLFGVEESNTLTDASPRTRGIFTASWDSTAWSLLGRVTRHGSAKRVFNFGGGFEPEQTYGAEWQLDAEVEYRVSPKWSVALGGLNLTDEYPDLSSADISYFGNLPYDVLSPIGSNGAYYYTRVRYTF; encoded by the coding sequence ATGTCCCGCCCTGTCCTTGCTCCGCTCGGCGCCGCCATCGCGCTGGCGCTCGCCCTCCCCGCCTTCGCCCAGACTGCGCCCGCCGGCACCACCGACCTGGATGCCGTCATCGTCACCGGCACCCGCGCCAGTGACCGCACCGCCCTGGAGTCCACCTCGCCCATCGACGTGCTGACCGCCGAGGACATCCGCAAGGCCGGCGTGCTCAACGGCGAACTGGGCAGCGCGCTGCAGGCGCTGCTGCCGTCGCTGAACTTCCCGCGCCAGTCCAACTCCGGCGGCGCCGACCACATCCGCGCGGCGCAGCTGCGGGGTTTGAGCCCCAACCAGGTGCTGGTGCTGGTCAACGGCAAGCGCCGCCACAGCAGCGCGCTGGTCAACACCGACAGCAAGATCGGCAAGGGCAACACGCCGGTCGACTTCAACGCCATCCCGGTCAGCGCGATCAAGCGCATCGAAGTGCTGCGCGACGGCGCAGGCGCCCAGTACGGCTCCGATGCCGTGGCCGGCGTCATCAACGTGATCCTCAATGACGCGCCGGAAGGTGGCGCCTTCGAAGCCAACTACGGCGCACACCACACGAACGTGGAGCCGATCGACCGGACCATCACCGACGGCCAGAGCGGCTTCTTCAGCGCGCAGGTCGGCGACCGCATCGGCGACGGCGGCTTCTTCCGGGTCGGCCTGGAGTACAAGCAGCGCGAGGGCACCAATCGCGCCGGCTTCGACCAGATCCCGTTCTTCGAGGAGCAGACGCCGGACAACATGGCCCTGGCCGGCCAGCGCAACTACGTGCTGGGCGACGGCAGCTCGCGCGACCTCAACGCCTGGCTCAACGCGGCCGTGCCGCTGGGCGAATCCGCCGAGTTCTACGCCTTCGGCACCTACCACCAGAGCGATACCGAAGGCGCCAACTACTTCCGTTACCCCGACGGCGTGGCGAACTGGAAGGAGGTCTATCCGGACGGTTACCGCCCGATTTCCGAGGGCGAGAACCTGGACCTGGCCGGCGTGGCCGGCGTGCGCGGGCAATGGGGCGACTGGGACTACGACGCCAGCCTCAACCACGGCCGCAATGAATTCACCTACCGCCTGCGCAATTCGCTCAATGCCTCGCTCGGCCCGGCCAGTCCGACGCGCTTCAGGACCGGCGACTACGAGTCCGCACAGACGCTCGCCAACCTCGACCTGAGCCGCGTGTTCGGCGCACACACGTTCGCCACGGGCGTGGAGTTCCGCCATGAGACCTTCGAGACCGGCGCGGGCGATCCGGCCTCGTACGCCGCCGGTCCCTTCACCGACCGCCCGACCGGTTCTCAAGCCGGTGGCGGACTGACGCCGCAGGACACCGCCGACCTCGACCGCGACGTGTCCAGCGTCTACGCCAGCCTCAGCAGCCAGTGGGGCGAGAAGTTCAGCACCGACCTCGCCGCACGCTACGAGCATTACGACGACTTCGGTGGCGAACTGACCGGCAAGGCGGCGGCGCGTTATGAATTCACACCAGCCTTCGCGCTGCGCGGCTCGGTGTCGAACAACTTCCGCGCCCCGTCGCTGAGCCAGATCGGCTTCGAATCCACCTCCACCGGCTACGACGCGTCCGGCCAGCTCACCCAGGGTCGGCTGCTGTCGGTGAACAATCCCATCGCCCGCGCACTCGGCGCGCAGGACCTGGATCCGGAGAAGGCGCTGAACCTCAGCCTCGGCTTCACCAGCCGCATCGGCGAGCACTTCGACCTGTCGCTGGACGTGTTCCGCATCGACATCGACGACCGCGTGGCGATCACCGAACGCATCACCGGCGATGCCCTGACCGACTTCGTGCTGGACAACTTCGGCGTGCCCGGCGTGCAGAGCGCCAGCTTCTTCATCAACGCCGCCGACACCCGTACCGAAGGCGCGGAACTGGTCGCCAACTGGCGCCAGCAACTCGGCGACGGCAACCTGCTGCTGACCGGCACCTACAGCTATGCGAAGACCGAGCTGAAGAACATCGCCGCCACGCCGGCCGAACTGCTGGCGATCGATCCGGGCTACGTGCTGTTCGGCGTGGAAGAGAGCAACACGCTGACCGATGCCTCACCGCGCACGCGGGGCATCTTCACCGCCAGCTGGGACAGCACGGCCTGGTCGCTGTTGGGACGCGTCACCCGCCACGGCAGCGCCAAGCGCGTCTTCAACTTCGGCGGCGGCTTCGAGCCGGAACAGACCTATGGTGCGGAATGGCAGCTGGATGCGGAAGTCGAATACCGCGTCTCACCGAAGTGGAGCGTGGCGCTGGGCGGACTGAACCTGACCGACGAGTACCCGGACCTGTCGAGCGCGGACATCTCGTACTTCGGCAACCTGCCCTACGACGTGCTGTCGCCCATCGGCAGCAACGGTGCGTACTACTACACCCGGGTCCGCTACACGTTCTGA
- a CDS encoding DUF3574 domain-containing protein: MSHRAVWLLVLLALAGCASTPPPSPASATTSALEGDALRPAAASGWVRSELYFGVGEETGPADRPQAEPITEATWRAFLDKEVTSRFPDGLTVFDAYGQWLFRGASEPNRLKTKVLVVLHEDTPQRRADIEAIRLAWKRATGHQSVLWSRHAVDVSF; the protein is encoded by the coding sequence ATGTCGCATCGTGCCGTCTGGCTGCTGGTCCTTCTCGCGCTCGCCGGGTGCGCGTCCACGCCGCCGCCGTCCCCCGCGTCCGCCACCACGTCCGCGCTGGAGGGCGATGCCCTGCGTCCCGCCGCCGCCAGTGGCTGGGTCCGCAGCGAGCTCTACTTCGGTGTGGGCGAAGAGACGGGACCGGCGGATCGCCCGCAGGCCGAGCCCATCACCGAGGCGACCTGGCGCGCCTTCCTCGACAAGGAGGTGACCTCGCGCTTCCCGGACGGCCTGACCGTCTTCGATGCCTATGGGCAATGGCTGTTCCGTGGCGCGAGCGAGCCCAACCGCCTGAAGACCAAGGTGCTGGTGGTGCTGCACGAAGACACGCCGCAGCGCCGGGCCGACATCGAGGCGATCCGCCTGGCGTGGAAGCGGGCCACCGGGCACCAGTCGGTGCTGTGGTCGCGGCATGCGGTGGACGTATCGTTCTGA